CCAATGAGTGGCATATCGCCCTCGCGTCCACTTTCGTATTTATAGTGGCAGCTGCCGAAGCCGATGATGGATGGTCCCCACATTCGCGGCTTTTCTCCAGACGCGCTTTGCATCACCTTGACGAGCGCCTTGGCATCTGTACGCCTCGTGGGGTCCATGATCGCATCGATAAATGCCGCCACACTTAAGCTCGTGGGCTTGGTTTTGTTGTCTGCCATTGCTCCTACCCTTCGCACCCAAAGGCTAAACCAGTCCTCGGTGACGCGCAAACCGGCAGTAACTGTTGTTAACAGGCGTTAACGCTCAAAACCCCTCGATGAGTGATATGGGGATTTATCGACAGTTATGGTTCCGATGCCGTCGAGTGAGAGGGCGAGATTCTCAGTGTCGATCCATGCAGGTGGTTCCAAATGGCCCGGCCTTACTCACGTCTCCTGTCCAACGTTCTACGTTGGCGAGCTTGTCGATTGCAGATTCAAGATCAAACAAGGCTTTAGGGGCGCCTCCGCAACCGTAGTAGTGCTTCACATGATGGCTGGCTTGTCTCACGTTGATTTCCGTCACAGCCGTGGGCATATCTGTGCAATATCGTGTGCAATTTTCCCCAGAGTAGTCCTCAGAGAGTGTGAAGAATTTCGCTGTTGCAAAGTCGTTTAGCAGAGTTTTGATCTGATCGGCCTCTACACGGCCTTCACGAAGCCCCTTTTCCTTCACGTGCGTTTTGCCGTTATACTCCACCCGCCCATCGCCATGAATTGTTACGGTGTATGCGGGACAATCTCCGTAACACGCAGTTCGTTCCAGCTGGACGGTCAGCGTTTTGACATCCGCGTCCGGCAGCGATGTCAGGTTGATACTCG
The window above is part of the Terriglobales bacterium genome. Proteins encoded here:
- a CDS encoding DUF6438 domain-containing protein, producing the protein MLFIASASARPSDPSINLTSLPDADVKTLTVQLERTACYGDCPAYTVTIHGDGRVEYNGKTHVKEKGLREGRVEADQIKTLLNDFATAKFFTLSEDYSGENCTRYCTDMPTAVTEINVRQASHHVKHYYGCGGAPKALFDLESAIDKLANVERWTGDVSKAGPFGTTCMDRH